In one Oryza glaberrima chromosome 2, OglaRS2, whole genome shotgun sequence genomic region, the following are encoded:
- the LOC127763856 gene encoding E3 ubiquitin-protein ligase EL5: MVRGVEQGGPAMDESSSSSSPSPVSAPAGQAAMTAGGIATVAAVLIVFAALTLAFVLLQCYCDERRRAVTTTSTSGRGRRPRPRRRSGSGGDGGTGGGVDPEVLRSLPVTVYSRSTAAAAAAKEEEDDDDGVECAVCLAELEDGEEARFLPRCGHGFHAECVDMWLGSHSTCPLCRLTVVVPPPPPPPLPPVQPEPPASYTVSLPASVLLGLSDHGAGAVTMTAEGRSTLVIEIPESAASTTPRDAAARSSPSLARLRSLRRLWSFGRQGAAGSTSSCSCATGGDNDDGDVEHGVSVTVAIRAVEAATPARPPEAEAGARTAAAHVRN, encoded by the coding sequence ATGGTGCGGGGTGTCGAGCAGGGCGGCCCCGCCATGGACgagtcttcgtcgtcgtcgtcgccgtcgccggtgtcCGCGCCTGCAGGGCAGGCAGCCATGACGGCCGGCGGCATCGCCACCGTGGCGGCCGTGCTCATCGTCTTCGCGGCGCTCACGCTCGCCTTCGTCCTGCTCCAGTGCTACTGCGACGAGCGGCGCCGCGCCgtgacgacgacgtcgacgagcgggcgcgggcggcggccacggccgcggcggcgctctggGAGCGGCGGGGACGGTGGAACGGGAGGAGGGGTCGACCCGGAGGTGCTCCGGTCGCTGCCGGTCACGGTGTACAgccgcagcacggcggcggcggcggcggcgaaggaggaggaggacgacgacgacggcgtcgagtGCGCGGTGTGCCTCGCGGAGctcgaggacggcgaggaggccagGTTCCTCCCCCGGTGCGGCCACGGCTTCCACGCCGAGTGCGTCGACATGTGGCTCGGCTCCCACTCCACCTGCCCGCTCTGCCGCCTcaccgtcgtcgtgccgccgccgccgccgccgcctcttcctcccgtCCAGCCGGAGCCGCCGGCGAGCTACACCGTGAGCCTCCCGGCGAGCGTCCTGCTCGGCCTGTCCGACCATGGCGCCGGCGCGGTGACCATGACAGCGGAGGGCCGCAGCACGCTGGTGATCGAGATCCCCGAATCCGCGGCTTCGACGACCccgcgcgacgcggcggcgaggtcgtcgccgagCTTGGCGCGGCTGAGGTCACTGAGAAGGCTCTGGAGCTTCGGGCGGCAAggggcggcggggtcgacgTCGTCATGCTCCTGCGCCACCGGAGGagacaacgacgacggcgacgtcgagcaCGGTGTCAGCGTCACCGTCGCCATCCGCGCCGTGGAGGCGGCAACGCCGGCACGGCCACCGGAGGCCGAGGCCGGTGCAAGAACCGCCGCCGCGCATGTCCGGAattga
- the LOC127764738 gene encoding E3 ubiquitin-protein ligase EL5-like, producing MSSSSSSSLSPSPVSAPAGQTTITFRGIAAVAGVLITFAALTLIVLLHCYRDEWRRGAVTTSASGRGRRRRSGSGGDGGRGGGVDPEVLPVTVYSRAAAAAAAKEDGVECAVCLAKLEDGEEARFLPRCGHGFHAECVDMWLGSHSTCPLCRLTVVVPPPPLLPPVPPEPPASYTVNLPATVLLGLSDQGAPAR from the coding sequence atgtcgtcgtcgtcgtcgtcgtcattgtcACCGTCGCCGGTGTCCGCGCCTGCAGGGCAGACCACCATCACGTTCCGCGGCATCGCCGCTGTGGCGGGCGTGCTCATCACCTTCGCGGCGCTCACGCTCATCGTCCTGCTCCATTGCTACCGCGACGAgtggcgccgcggcgccgtgacgacgtcggcgagcgggcgtgggcggcggcggcgctctgggagcggcggagacggtggaaggggaggaggggtcgACCCGGAGGTGCTGCCGGTCACGGTGTACAgccgcgctgcggcggcggcggcggcgaaggaggacgGCGTGGAGTGCGCGGTGTGCCTCGCGAAGctcgaggacggcgaggaggccagGTTCCTCCCCCGGTGCGGCCACGGCTTCCACGCCGAGTGCGTCGACATGTGGCTCGGCTCCCACTCCACCTGCCCGCTCTGCCGCCTcaccgtcgtcgtgccgccgccgcctcttcttcctcccgtcccgccggagccgccggcgAGCTACACCGTGAACCTCCCGGCGACCGTCCTGCTCGGCCTGTCCGACCAGGGCGCGCCGGCGCGGTGA